A single region of the Prochlorococcus marinus str. MIT 0917 genome encodes:
- a CDS encoding ATP-dependent Clp protease ATP-binding subunit: MNGSLTTEPDSFSDEAWSLLLIAEQSARRWRHQNLDVEHLIQVLFRNRKFLKYTDSLPVNHEEINELLENFIAELPINNQSDLFIGEDLEILLETADDFRSRWGSNQIEISHILVAIGRDNRLGEDLFCQAGLPSEILEAELRRLPAPKSFKQSKRTTTQQIENRPQKIPRTSVSTKKTLKNPDPEPLAPIIKEEITSKEEPLKLNETPSALDLYCKDLTAEAANGKLDPVIGRESEIKAITKVLSRRGKNNPVLIGAPGVGKTAVAELLAQKIVANELPDSLQGLRLISLDIGALIAGAKFRGQFEERFRSLLSEISNNEKGVILFIDELHSIVSKDRSNNDAGSLLKPLLASGDLRCIGATTPDNYRRTIEKDLALDRRFQQVSIKEPSLDLSLKILKGLKENYEFHHGVTITDEALSTANRLSHRYISDRCLPDKAIDLIDEASAQVKIESASKPKIIEEKESQINHLESSIQKANKETTLETINNLEEQKELLLYELAQIKQKWQDQIEKTAELKELKIRAEELKNLTREAEISGDFEEVERLKYEQLFQIKERIKGIEASIQEDNEYGNSLLIEQVDPEDIADVVSRWTGIPVSKVLSGERQKLLNLEQDLEKKVIGQSNAVQAVSAAIRRARAGMQDIRRPIGSFLFLGPTGVGKTELAKSLASSLFDEEDALLRLDMSEFMERNAVSRLLGAPPGYVGYEEGGQLTEAIRKRPYAVLLLDEIEKAHPEVFNILLQVLDDGRLTDSQGRTVDFRNTIIVMTSNLASKAILNNSLQVQSENSNKNTLAQELDQKINEALTKHFRPEFLNRIDEVIRFSPLEPESLEKIVRLQLEELKQLLKHQGLDLYVDETTIKTLADEGYEPEYGARPLRRVIRRRLENPLATQILEEAFEDARSIRVETKDDESKKLLFFIDN; the protein is encoded by the coding sequence ATGAATGGAAGCCTAACTACAGAACCAGATTCTTTTAGCGATGAAGCTTGGAGTCTTTTACTAATAGCTGAACAATCAGCCAGAAGGTGGCGACATCAGAATTTAGATGTTGAACATCTTATCCAAGTTCTTTTTAGAAATAGAAAATTTTTGAAATATACCGATTCCTTACCTGTAAACCATGAAGAAATAAATGAACTTTTAGAAAATTTTATCGCTGAACTTCCCATAAACAACCAATCAGACTTATTTATTGGAGAAGATTTAGAAATTCTTCTTGAAACAGCTGATGATTTTCGCTCTCGATGGGGATCTAATCAAATAGAGATATCTCATATCCTTGTCGCAATTGGTAGAGACAATCGCTTAGGAGAAGATCTTTTTTGTCAAGCAGGTCTCCCTAGTGAAATTCTTGAAGCGGAATTGAGACGACTACCAGCACCTAAATCATTTAAACAATCAAAAAGAACTACCACTCAACAAATAGAAAATAGACCACAAAAAATTCCAAGAACTTCTGTATCTACCAAAAAAACTTTAAAAAATCCTGACCCCGAGCCACTTGCTCCAATCATTAAAGAAGAGATCACATCAAAAGAAGAACCTTTAAAACTTAATGAAACGCCAAGTGCATTGGATTTATACTGTAAAGACCTTACTGCCGAAGCTGCCAATGGGAAATTAGACCCTGTGATCGGCAGAGAGTCGGAAATCAAAGCAATTACAAAAGTTTTATCTCGAAGAGGCAAAAATAATCCCGTACTTATTGGTGCTCCAGGTGTTGGTAAAACAGCAGTCGCAGAATTATTAGCTCAAAAAATAGTAGCCAACGAACTTCCTGATTCTCTTCAAGGTTTAAGACTAATTTCACTTGATATCGGCGCATTAATAGCTGGAGCTAAGTTCAGAGGGCAATTTGAAGAACGATTCAGATCATTGTTAAGTGAAATAAGCAATAACGAAAAAGGAGTAATCCTATTTATAGACGAATTGCACTCGATTGTAAGCAAAGACAGATCAAATAACGATGCTGGCAGTCTATTAAAACCGTTATTAGCTAGTGGGGACTTACGCTGTATTGGCGCTACGACTCCAGATAATTATAGACGTACGATCGAAAAAGATCTTGCACTTGATAGACGATTTCAGCAAGTATCAATCAAAGAGCCTAGCTTAGATTTAAGCTTAAAAATTCTAAAAGGACTTAAAGAAAATTATGAGTTTCATCATGGAGTTACTATTACTGATGAAGCGCTAAGTACAGCAAATCGCTTATCTCATAGATATATAAGTGATAGATGCCTACCTGATAAAGCTATTGATTTAATTGACGAGGCTTCAGCTCAAGTAAAAATCGAATCTGCATCAAAACCAAAAATCATAGAAGAGAAAGAATCTCAGATCAATCATTTGGAGTCTTCAATCCAAAAGGCAAACAAAGAGACAACACTAGAGACTATAAATAATCTTGAAGAACAGAAAGAATTGCTACTATACGAGCTAGCTCAGATCAAACAAAAATGGCAAGATCAGATTGAGAAAACAGCTGAATTAAAAGAACTAAAAATAAGAGCTGAAGAACTAAAAAATTTAACAAGAGAAGCTGAAATCTCTGGTGATTTCGAAGAAGTAGAAAGACTGAAATATGAACAACTTTTTCAAATCAAAGAAAGAATAAAAGGAATAGAAGCTTCTATTCAAGAAGATAATGAATATGGAAATTCCTTGCTAATAGAGCAAGTTGACCCAGAAGACATAGCTGATGTTGTTTCAAGATGGACAGGAATTCCTGTTAGCAAAGTTTTATCAGGTGAAAGACAAAAACTTTTAAATTTAGAACAAGACTTAGAAAAAAAAGTTATTGGTCAATCAAATGCAGTTCAAGCAGTCTCAGCAGCAATCCGTAGAGCAAGAGCTGGAATGCAAGACATAAGAAGACCTATAGGATCATTTCTTTTCCTAGGCCCTACAGGTGTTGGGAAAACTGAGCTTGCCAAATCACTAGCAAGTTCTTTATTTGATGAAGAGGATGCTTTATTGAGACTTGATATGAGTGAATTTATGGAGAGGAATGCTGTTTCAAGACTCTTAGGTGCACCGCCTGGATACGTGGGATACGAAGAAGGTGGGCAATTAACCGAGGCAATTAGAAAAAGACCTTATGCAGTTTTACTCCTTGATGAGATAGAAAAAGCTCATCCAGAAGTTTTCAACATCCTTTTACAGGTGTTAGACGATGGAAGACTAACCGATTCTCAAGGTCGAACAGTAGATTTTAGAAATACCATTATTGTTATGACCAGCAATCTTGCTAGCAAAGCAATCTTAAATAATTCACTTCAAGTTCAAAGCGAAAATTCAAATAAAAATACCCTTGCACAAGAATTAGATCAAAAAATCAACGAAGCTCTAACAAAACATTTTCGACCAGAGTTTTTGAACCGCATTGATGAAGTAATAAGATTCAGCCCACTAGAACCAGAAAGTTTAGAAAAAATAGTGCGACTTCAACTTGAAGAACTAAAGCAGCTTCTCAAGCACCAAGGGTTAGATCTGTATGTTGACGAAACCACCATTAAAACTCTTGCTGATGAAGGCTATGAACCTGAATATGGGGCCAGACCTTTAAGAAGAGTGATTCGAAGAAGATTAGAAAACCCACTGGCAACACAAATTTTAGAAGAGGCTTTTGAAGATGCCAGATCAATAAGGGTTGAAACTAAAGATGATGAGTCTAAAAAACTTCTTTTTTTTATAGATAACTAA